Proteins encoded within one genomic window of Catharus ustulatus isolate bCatUst1 chromosome 10, bCatUst1.pri.v2, whole genome shotgun sequence:
- the PPP1R2 gene encoding protein phosphatase inhibitor 2 isoform X2: MEAPSVPDASATGRGPIKGILKKSGSKASSGAAVGVRQTSQACDEDEPGKKSQKWDEMNIIATYHPAGKDYGLMKIDEPSTPYHSMIGEDDEDAVSDSEYEPLRADVLSKKLAAAAEGRGPKIIARQEESSEEEDEDEELTPEEREKKKQFEMKRKMHYNEGRNIKLARQLIAKELHGEEEEDDEDEEMRDAADVETMSTEATEHD; this comes from the exons aTGGAGGCGCCCTCGGTACCGGACGCCTCGGCGACGGGGCGGGGGCCCATCAAGGGCATCCTGAAGAAGAGCGGCAGCAAGGCGTCGTCGGGAGCCGCCGTGGGGGTGCGACAGACCAGCCAGGCCTGCGATGAGGACGAGCCCGG taaaaaatcCCAGAAGTGGGATGAAATGAATATCATAGCTACGTACCACCCTGCAGGCAAAGATTATGGCTTGATGAAAATCGATGAGCCAAGCACTCCTTACCACAG CATGATAGGAGAAGATGATGAGGATGCAGTGAGTGATTCAGAATATGAGCCCTTAAGAGCAGATGTGTTGAGTAAAAA actggcagctgcagctgaaggtAGAGGACCCAAGATTATAGCAAGGCAAGAAGAaagcagtgaggaggaggacgaggatGAAGAATTAACACCTGAAGAACGGG agaaaaagaaacagtttgaaatgaagagaaaaatgcactACAATGAAGGAAGAAACATCAAACTGGCAAGGCAGCTCATTGCAAAAGAACTGCATGgtgaagaagaggaagatgatgaggatgaagagaTGCGTGATGCTGCAGATGTAGAAACAATGAGTACAGAAGCTACCGAACATG ACTGA
- the PPP1R2 gene encoding protein phosphatase inhibitor 2 isoform X1, which produces MEAPSVPDASATGRGPIKGILKKSGSKASSGAAVGVRQTSQACDEDEPGKKSQKWDEMNIIATYHPAGKDYGLMKIDEPSTPYHSMIGEDDEDAVSDSEYEPLRADVLSKKLAAAAEGRGPKIIARQEESSEEEDEDEELTPEEREKKKQFEMKRKMHYNEGRNIKLARQLIAKELHGEEEEDDEDEEMRDAADVETMSTEATEHAHVTRDQLESRAHSIEEICPEL; this is translated from the exons aTGGAGGCGCCCTCGGTACCGGACGCCTCGGCGACGGGGCGGGGGCCCATCAAGGGCATCCTGAAGAAGAGCGGCAGCAAGGCGTCGTCGGGAGCCGCCGTGGGGGTGCGACAGACCAGCCAGGCCTGCGATGAGGACGAGCCCGG taaaaaatcCCAGAAGTGGGATGAAATGAATATCATAGCTACGTACCACCCTGCAGGCAAAGATTATGGCTTGATGAAAATCGATGAGCCAAGCACTCCTTACCACAG CATGATAGGAGAAGATGATGAGGATGCAGTGAGTGATTCAGAATATGAGCCCTTAAGAGCAGATGTGTTGAGTAAAAA actggcagctgcagctgaaggtAGAGGACCCAAGATTATAGCAAGGCAAGAAGAaagcagtgaggaggaggacgaggatGAAGAATTAACACCTGAAGAACGGG agaaaaagaaacagtttgaaatgaagagaaaaatgcactACAATGAAGGAAGAAACATCAAACTGGCAAGGCAGCTCATTGCAAAAGAACTGCATGgtgaagaagaggaagatgatgaggatgaagagaTGCGTGATGCTGCAGATGTAGAAACAATGAGTACAGAAGCTACCGAACATG